The following proteins come from a genomic window of Mycobacterium sp. DL:
- the yidD gene encoding membrane protein insertion efficiency factor YidD produces the protein MTVRSVGARALISVIQFYRNAVSPLRLPTCRFTPTCSQYAVDALTEFGLIRGGWLALVRLLKCGPWHNGGWDPIPDREADRGEAQGDCGVADHRTSTVQQWESQTRV, from the coding sequence GTGACCGTGCGTTCGGTCGGTGCCAGGGCTCTCATCTCGGTGATCCAGTTCTATCGGAACGCGGTGTCACCGCTGCGGCTGCCGACCTGTCGGTTCACGCCGACCTGCAGCCAGTACGCCGTCGACGCGTTGACCGAGTTCGGTCTGATCAGAGGGGGATGGCTCGCCCTGGTACGCCTCCTCAAATGTGGGCCGTGGCATAACGGAGGATGGGATCCGATACCGGATCGAGAAGCCGACCGCGGTGAAGCCCAGGGTGACTGTGGCGTAGCCGACCACCGGACCAGCACGGTGCAGCAATGGGAGAGTCAAACGCGTGTTTAA
- the yidC gene encoding membrane protein insertase YidC yields the protein MWVWYKAFAFLLGPSNFFAWALSVMFLVFTLRVILYKPFVRQIRTTRQMQELQPQIKALQKKYGKDRQRMALEMQKLQKEHGFNPILGCLPMLAQIPVFLGLYHVLMSFNRTQTGIGRLGLSVEENRSLGNYFFSATDVGHFLDANLFGAPLGATMIQQHGLDAYTEFYRPAVIAVGVPIMIAAGIATYFNSRASVARQTPEAAANPQTAMMNKLALYVFPLGVVVGGPFLPLAIIMYWLANNIWTFGQQHYVFGKIEKEEEQKKIEALERRAANAPAPGAKPGRKKKAAVEPGADGADPAQDVTSPAGDGDAGSKGATTTAPESPNGTQDSAKPAARNGAVSRTPKPGARPKKRKR from the coding sequence ATGTGGGTCTGGTACAAGGCTTTCGCCTTCCTGCTGGGGCCCTCGAACTTCTTCGCCTGGGCGTTGTCGGTGATGTTCCTGGTCTTCACGCTCCGCGTGATCCTCTACAAACCGTTCGTCCGGCAGATTCGCACCACGCGGCAGATGCAGGAACTTCAACCGCAGATCAAGGCGCTGCAGAAGAAGTACGGCAAGGACCGGCAGCGGATGGCGCTGGAGATGCAGAAGCTCCAGAAGGAACACGGGTTCAACCCGATCCTCGGCTGCCTGCCGATGCTCGCCCAGATTCCGGTCTTCCTCGGCCTCTATCACGTGCTGATGTCCTTCAACCGGACGCAGACCGGGATCGGAAGGCTCGGCCTGTCGGTGGAGGAGAACCGAAGCCTGGGCAACTATTTCTTCAGCGCCACCGATGTCGGTCACTTCCTGGACGCGAACCTGTTCGGTGCGCCGCTCGGTGCGACGATGATCCAGCAGCACGGCTTGGACGCCTACACCGAGTTCTATCGTCCGGCGGTGATCGCGGTCGGCGTTCCGATCATGATCGCGGCGGGCATCGCGACCTACTTCAACAGCCGGGCGTCGGTTGCCAGGCAGACTCCGGAAGCGGCAGCCAATCCGCAGACCGCGATGATGAACAAGCTCGCGCTCTACGTCTTCCCGCTCGGTGTGGTGGTGGGCGGCCCGTTCCTGCCCTTGGCGATCATCATGTACTGGCTCGCGAACAACATCTGGACCTTCGGTCAGCAGCACTACGTGTTCGGCAAGATCGAGAAGGAAGAAGAGCAGAAGAAGATCGAGGCACTGGAGCGCCGCGCGGCGAATGCGCCGGCCCCGGGAGCCAAGCCCGGCCGGAAGAAGAAAGCCGCCGTCGAGCCCGGAGCGGATGGAGCCGACCCCGCCCAGGACGTGACCTCACCCGCGGGTGACGGGGACGCGGGATCGAAGGGTGCGACGACAACCGCTCCGGAATCGCCGAACGGTACTCAGGACTCCGCAAAACCAGCAGCGCGGAATGGGGCGGTCAGCCGCACTCCAAAACCCGGCGCTCGGCCGAAGAAGCGGAAACGTTGA
- the rpmH gene encoding 50S ribosomal protein L34, with amino-acid sequence MAKGKRTFQPNNRRRARVHGFRLRMRTRAGRAIVSARRGKGRRSLTA; translated from the coding sequence GTGGCCAAGGGCAAGCGGACTTTTCAGCCCAACAACCGCCGCCGCGCGAGGGTGCACGGTTTCCGGCTGCGGATGCGCACGCGCGCCGGCCGGGCCATCGTGTCCGCTCGGCGTGGCAAGGGCCGTCGTTCACTGACTGCGTGA
- the rnpA gene encoding ribonuclease P protein component, producing the protein MLPAQYRMTRSAEFGLTVSRGKRAAQPDIVVYTRSDDSGAPGPRIGLVVSKAVGNAVIRHQVSRRLRHVARTVIDDLGSADRVVIRALPGSREALSPRLEQELRTALRRIKERSGGTR; encoded by the coding sequence GTGCTACCCGCGCAGTACCGGATGACGCGGTCGGCCGAGTTCGGTCTCACAGTGAGTCGCGGAAAGCGCGCCGCCCAACCTGACATCGTGGTGTACACGCGGTCGGATGACAGCGGCGCACCCGGGCCCAGGATCGGCCTGGTCGTCTCCAAGGCAGTGGGCAATGCCGTCATCCGGCATCAGGTGTCCCGTCGGCTCCGGCATGTCGCGCGCACGGTGATCGACGATCTGGGTTCGGCCGACCGAGTGGTGATCCGGGCACTACCGGGTAGCCGCGAGGCGCTCTCACCGCGGTTGGAACAGGAACTGAGAACAGCCCTGCGACGCATCAAAGAGCGTTCCGGGGGCACGAGGTGA